Below is a genomic region from Negativicutes bacterium.
TCTCAAAGAAGACGGCAGCTGTGAAATTGAAGCATGCAAACCCGACAGCTGTCGGGACTATCCCTATACGGACAACCGGAAAGATTATTTAGTTTATTTTTCACTGCGGAATCAGCCGGTATTTGCCCGGTTGTTTTTGAGATGTTCGAAAGACTGAAAGACGAGTATCAGTTCCAGAGAAGAAGAGAATATTAATTTTTTAAGCTTTTGCATTTATATCCAGTCAATTTAAAAAGAAAAGAGGTCGCGTCATGCAACTGGGCTGCACAAAAAAACTTTTGGATTACCTCGGCAAAAAAGGCGGACCGGCGGATGCCGGCATAGAACCGCTGCTGTCCTGGAGCGCGCATCTGATCACACTCAATCGTCGGCATGTTGTGGTGGCAGCCAACGATTCGTCGCGTTACGGTTTTGTGCTGTATGGGGTTAAGGCCAAGGATATCAAAGTACTGGATCAGCTGCTGCTGGATGGCATCCGGGCTTGTCTGGAAACTGAGTGCATCAGTCCGGAGCTGATCGATCGTTATCTGTCCGACTGCGGTGAGAGCGTAACCTTCACCAGGACGGCCAATCGTACCAACGTGGCGCGTTTGAACAAACTTTGTGAAAGGGTTGCATGGTATGCGGAGGTGTTGACGCCAGACGAGCTGCTGCAGCGCCAAATTTTGCTTTCGCTGAATTACGATCTAATTACCAACAAAAGCACTCCCGTTAAGGGCTATTTCATTCCCTTTGAGAAGTTGGCGGCGGATCTTTCCGCTCGTTACGATACCCCGCCGTATCGCTGCCGCGCCGCTGAGCTGGAAGTGGTGCTGGAGTTGGAGAGCGTTTGCCGCCGGCGCATTGTTGTGCCGCTGAGTTACACCTTTCAGCAGTTGCATCACGGCTTGCAGCAGCTTTTCTGCTGGCAGGACTATCATCTGCACGAGTTCTGGATTGAACGTTATCCCAACGGCAGATTGAAATATACGCTGATCGGCTTCCCGCGTGAGGATGAATTTGAAGGTGAAACCACGCGGATGGATCAAGACGTCTGTCTGTCCGAGATTTTCCCAAGCTACGATCATATTATCTACAATTACGATTTTGGCGACGATTGGATTCATCACATCCGCCTTGTTCGCATCGTGGAGGATTACGATAAAAATGCTCCTGTTTGCCTGGCCGGTGAGGGGGACGCGCCGCCGGAGGATGTCGGCGGGCCCAGCGGTTATGCCGAAATGCTGAGAATTCTGGCCAATCCTCAGGATGAGGAATATCCGCATATCAAAAGCTGGCTGGAAGACATGTGCTGCGAGCCTTTCAATCTTGAACAAGTGAACTATGGTTTAAGCAAAAGTGCAAGGTCAAGTTATCTTCTGCGTTGATCTTGAGAGCGAACTATAAAAATGATGATACCATTCCTATTTCAAAAAAATAGGCTCCTCAACCCCCGCTGCAGTGCGATGAAAAAACACAGGCATTGACTATGGTGTACAACACGGTTGCATCTTGCAGTGAGAGTGCTGTTTTTACCAAAAGAAACTGGCCTGGCAGTATTCTTTTGCCGCGTTCTGTCCGGCAACCCTGGCGCTTACTGTTGCGCCGGTTGGTATTGATCCCAAAACGATAGAAAACCCGTCCAAACTAAAATCGCATTTCAGTTTGGACGGGTTTTTATCGCTATCAACTTTGCACTTTTTGTAAGCGTCAAATAACCACCCTCAAGCGACAAAAAGCCACCCGAAGGTGGCAAAGTCATCCCTTGCAAATGTAAAGTCAAGTCCATAAAAGTGTGTAAATTCCTC
It encodes:
- a CDS encoding plasmid pRiA4b ORF-3 family protein encodes the protein MQLGCTKKLLDYLGKKGGPADAGIEPLLSWSAHLITLNRRHVVVAANDSSRYGFVLYGVKAKDIKVLDQLLLDGIRACLETECISPELIDRYLSDCGESVTFTRTANRTNVARLNKLCERVAWYAEVLTPDELLQRQILLSLNYDLITNKSTPVKGYFIPFEKLAADLSARYDTPPYRCRAAELEVVLELESVCRRRIVVPLSYTFQQLHHGLQQLFCWQDYHLHEFWIERYPNGRLKYTLIGFPREDEFEGETTRMDQDVCLSEIFPSYDHIIYNYDFGDDWIHHIRLVRIVEDYDKNAPVCLAGEGDAPPEDVGGPSGYAEMLRILANPQDEEYPHIKSWLEDMCCEPFNLEQVNYGLSKSARSSYLLR